Proteins encoded within one genomic window of Gloeobacter kilaueensis JS1:
- a CDS encoding deoxyhypusine synthase family protein codes for MTERTISRFIERHYRHFNAASLVDAAKAYCAHLDGGGKMLVTLAGAMSTAELGLSLAEMIRQDKVHAISCTGANLEEDVFNLVAHDHYRRIPNYRELSALEEEKLLSQHLNRVTDTCIPEEEAIRRIERAVIDEWSAASQAGESYFPHEYLYRILLDGRLKESYQIPPEDSWLLAAAQKQLPIFVPGWEDSTLGNIFAARCIEGKAASRAMRPGIEYMVALASWYESTCSEHDIGFFQIGGGIAGDFPICVVPMLNQDLLKDVPTWSYFCQISDSTTSYGSYSGAVPNEKITWGKLNATSPRFIVESDATIVAPLVFAYVLGW; via the coding sequence ATGACTGAACGAACGATTAGCCGGTTCATCGAACGGCACTACCGCCACTTCAACGCCGCCAGCCTGGTCGATGCGGCAAAAGCCTACTGCGCCCACCTCGACGGTGGTGGCAAAATGCTCGTTACCCTGGCCGGAGCGATGAGTACGGCGGAGTTGGGCCTCTCGCTCGCCGAGATGATCCGCCAGGACAAGGTTCATGCCATCAGCTGCACCGGAGCCAACCTCGAAGAAGATGTCTTCAACCTCGTCGCCCACGACCATTACCGCCGCATCCCCAACTACCGGGAATTGAGCGCCCTCGAAGAAGAAAAACTGCTCTCCCAGCACCTCAACCGCGTTACTGACACCTGCATTCCCGAAGAAGAAGCGATCCGCCGCATCGAGCGGGCGGTGATCGACGAGTGGAGTGCGGCGAGCCAGGCGGGCGAGAGCTACTTTCCCCACGAGTATCTCTACCGGATCTTGCTCGACGGTCGGCTAAAAGAAAGCTATCAGATCCCTCCCGAAGACTCGTGGCTCCTGGCTGCAGCCCAGAAGCAACTGCCCATCTTCGTCCCCGGCTGGGAAGATTCGACTTTGGGCAACATCTTCGCCGCCCGCTGCATCGAGGGCAAGGCGGCCTCCAGGGCGATGCGGCCCGGCATCGAATACATGGTCGCCCTCGCCAGTTGGTACGAATCGACCTGCTCCGAGCACGACATCGGCTTTTTTCAGATCGGTGGCGGCATCGCTGGCGACTTTCCGATCTGCGTCGTCCCGATGCTCAACCAGGACCTGCTCAAGGACGTGCCCACCTGGAGCTACTTCTGCCAGATCTCCGATTCGACCACCAGCTACGGCTCCTACTCAGGGGCGGTGCCCAACGAGAAGATCACCTGGGGCAAGCTCAACGCCACCTCGCCGCGCTTCATCGTCGAGTCGGACGCCACAATCGTCGCCCCCCTCGTCTTCGCCTACGTCCTGGGCTGGTAA
- a CDS encoding tetratricopeptide repeat protein gives MNAPNFLLRYCGLPSIAVRSFGTLALLSALLLPAQAAPPVTVTVVDVPFAAIDLRQAAIEQRGVQRLHDGDASGAIESFDQLLGQNPDDTFALMDRAIAYQKLGKRQAALRDYDRAIALAPAQPLLYYNRATVHSQLGDHRGAIADYSEALRLNSEDTRSMLNCGNEHRHLNELDQAIADYNRALQMQPRYTLALHNRGRVYWLMGERQKALADYKQAVALWEQEGNSSAAATAKQALVALQKELLVGQTP, from the coding sequence ATGAACGCTCCTAACTTCCTGCTGCGCTACTGCGGTCTCCCTTCCATTGCTGTCCGTTCTTTTGGGACACTTGCTCTGCTGAGCGCACTGCTCCTGCCTGCCCAGGCCGCTCCTCCCGTGACTGTCACTGTGGTCGATGTGCCCTTTGCTGCTATCGATCTTCGTCAGGCTGCTATTGAACAGCGGGGTGTCCAGCGTCTGCACGACGGCGACGCCTCCGGGGCGATCGAGAGCTTCGATCAACTGCTCGGGCAAAATCCCGACGACACCTTCGCCCTGATGGATCGGGCCATCGCTTACCAGAAGCTGGGCAAACGGCAGGCTGCCCTCCGAGACTACGATCGGGCGATTGCCCTTGCCCCTGCTCAGCCGCTGCTGTACTACAACCGGGCAACGGTCCACTCCCAGCTGGGAGATCACAGGGGAGCGATCGCCGACTACAGCGAGGCGCTGCGCCTGAACAGCGAGGATACGCGCTCGATGCTCAATTGCGGCAACGAGCACCGGCACCTGAACGAGCTGGATCAAGCCATCGCCGACTACAACCGGGCGCTCCAGATGCAGCCGCGCTACACCCTCGCCCTCCACAACCGAGGCAGGGTCTACTGGCTAATGGGTGAACGGCAAAAAGCCCTCGCTGATTACAAGCAAGCAGTCGCGCTTTGGGAACAGGAGGGCAACAGCAGTGCAGCAGCAACGGCGAAGCAGGCGCTCGTTGCTCTGCAAAAGGAACTGCTCGTCGGGCAGACGCCTTAA
- the glsA gene encoding glutaminase A has protein sequence MGSSAIPVEQESGSQFLAYLQQLHRTYSSLQEGVVASYIPEIARADPDWFAICAVTVDGRLFQVGDDEQLFTIQSISKPFVYGLALEDHGRDYVLTRVGVEPTGDPFNSIIKLDESSKRPLNPMVNAGAIATASLIKGSDPTERLNRMLAMFRRYVGHDVFVDMSVFVSERTTGHRNRAMAYLMLNFGMIDAHVEQVLDLYFQQCSVMVNCRDLALMAATLANNGVNPHTKERALEEHYVRDLLSVMYTCGMYDYSGEWAYNVGLPAKSGITGGIIAVVPGVMGIAVFSPRLQSQGNSLRGIRVCQDLSEHFGLHVFSMDTAGSALLKRLLQVPSAGNSLPGSTSE, from the coding sequence ATGGGCTCCTCTGCTATTCCAGTCGAACAAGAAAGTGGCTCCCAGTTTCTGGCCTACCTGCAGCAGTTGCACCGCACCTACAGCTCTCTGCAGGAAGGGGTGGTAGCGAGCTATATCCCTGAGATTGCCCGAGCGGACCCGGACTGGTTTGCCATCTGTGCGGTTACTGTCGATGGGCGGCTGTTTCAGGTAGGGGACGACGAACAACTTTTTACGATCCAGTCCATCTCCAAGCCCTTCGTCTACGGGCTAGCGCTGGAAGACCACGGTCGCGACTACGTGCTCACCCGCGTCGGGGTGGAACCGACCGGCGATCCGTTCAACTCGATTATCAAGCTGGACGAGTCCTCGAAGCGGCCCCTCAACCCGATGGTCAATGCCGGGGCAATCGCCACGGCCAGCCTGATCAAAGGCTCCGATCCGACCGAACGTCTCAACCGGATGCTCGCCATGTTCCGGCGCTACGTCGGTCACGATGTCTTCGTCGATATGTCCGTCTTTGTGTCCGAGCGAACTACCGGTCACCGCAACCGGGCAATGGCCTACCTGATGCTCAACTTCGGGATGATCGACGCCCACGTCGAGCAGGTGCTCGATCTATACTTTCAGCAGTGTTCGGTGATGGTCAACTGCCGCGACCTGGCGTTGATGGCCGCTACCCTCGCCAACAACGGCGTCAACCCCCATACAAAAGAGCGCGCCCTCGAAGAGCACTACGTCCGCGACCTGCTCTCGGTGATGTACACCTGCGGGATGTACGATTACTCGGGCGAGTGGGCCTACAACGTCGGTCTACCTGCCAAAAGCGGGATTACCGGCGGTATCATCGCCGTCGTGCCGGGAGTAATGGGCATCGCCGTCTTCTCGCCCCGACTGCAGTCCCAGGGCAACAGCCTGCGGGGCATCCGCGTCTGCCAGGATCTCTCCGAGCACTTCGGCCTGCACGTCTTCAGCATGGACACGGCTGGTTCTGCTCTGCTCAAGCGCCTGCTGCAGGTGCCGAGCGCGGGGAACAGCCTGCCTGGCTCGACCTCTGAGTAA
- a CDS encoding type II toxin-antitoxin system RelE/ParE family toxin gives MKSRQLIIAPEALEDLETIYSGIAADNPAAAVAFVQDLTNQLEKLAVLGITGASREWVSPGLRAFPYRERCFYFRIDDDSFVLLRVLHGKQDVTSQFAE, from the coding sequence ATTAAATCGCGACAGCTGATCATTGCTCCCGAGGCGCTGGAAGACCTGGAAACCATCTATTCAGGAATTGCCGCAGATAATCCTGCTGCTGCAGTTGCCTTCGTACAGGATCTGACCAATCAGCTCGAAAAACTCGCAGTCTTAGGCATAACAGGAGCGTCCAGAGAATGGGTCAGTCCTGGTCTGCGCGCTTTTCCTTACCGTGAACGCTGCTTTTATTTTCGCATCGACGATGACAGCTTCGTATTGTTGCGTGTTCTCCATGGTAAGCAAGACGTAACCAGCCAATTCGCAGAGTAA
- a CDS encoding NAD-dependent epimerase/dehydratase family protein: MTVALVTGATGFTGSHLVRRLLAASYTVHVVVRPASDLEPLASVRDQLVVHVHDGSTAHLTAILQAAAPAVVFHLAALVLTGHTPATLVPLLESNLVFATQLVEAMVSAGVSQLINTGSYWQHYEGQDYNPVNLYAATKQAFEAILQYYLEAAELKAITLVLFDSYGPADPRPKLFNLLAQAARTGEVLALTPGEQLLDLVHVEDVAEAFLCAHRHLRTLELHAHERYAVTSGRHLTLKEVVAIYERESGLRLLVRWGGRAYREREVMIPWSGGRALPGWQPQIRLEEGIGKLSEH, translated from the coding sequence ATGACGGTGGCCCTCGTCACCGGTGCGACCGGTTTTACCGGTTCCCATCTGGTGCGCCGCCTGCTCGCGGCCAGCTACACCGTCCATGTCGTCGTCCGCCCGGCCTCGGATCTCGAACCCCTCGCTTCCGTTCGCGACCAGCTGGTGGTCCACGTCCACGACGGCAGTACGGCGCATCTAACGGCGATCCTCCAGGCCGCTGCACCGGCGGTCGTCTTTCACCTGGCGGCCCTGGTTCTCACTGGGCACACCCCCGCCACCCTCGTCCCGTTGCTTGAAAGCAACCTCGTCTTTGCAACCCAACTCGTCGAGGCGATGGTGAGCGCAGGTGTCTCGCAACTCATCAACACGGGGAGCTACTGGCAACACTACGAAGGACAGGATTACAACCCCGTCAACCTCTACGCCGCCACCAAACAGGCGTTCGAGGCGATCCTGCAGTACTATCTTGAGGCCGCTGAGCTAAAAGCAATTACCCTCGTACTCTTCGACAGCTACGGTCCCGCCGACCCCCGCCCAAAGCTTTTTAACCTCCTGGCCCAGGCAGCGCGCACGGGCGAGGTGCTGGCCCTCACCCCCGGCGAGCAACTCCTCGATCTGGTCCACGTCGAGGATGTTGCCGAGGCTTTTCTGTGCGCCCATCGCCACCTGCGGACGCTCGAACTGCACGCCCACGAGCGCTACGCCGTCACCAGTGGCCGACACCTCACCCTCAAGGAAGTCGTCGCCATCTACGAGCGCGAGAGCGGCCTGCGGCTCCTGGTTCGCTGGGGCGGCAGAGCCTACCGCGAGCGCGAGGTGATGATTCCCTGGAGCGGTGGCCGGGCGCTGCCGGGCTGGCAGCCCCAGATCCGACTGGAGGAGGGCATAGGAAAATTGTCGGAACATTGA
- a CDS encoding cobalamin-binding protein gives MTAALPSSTQTPSPDLRIVSLIPSATEIVAALGLANQLVGRSHECDYPAGVQALPVCTRPRFDPVGNSREVHERVDAILREALSVYAVDLAVLDALKPTHILTQAQCEVCAVSLADVEKAVAQLSGVQPHILSLQPNHLIDVWADIERVAAALEVEGIGLVQQLRTGVEICSAQAQAAGRRPQVACIEWTDPLMAAGNWIPELVELAGGHCLFGTAGRHSPWLDWADLWAADPEVIVFMPCGYDLQQTREAACDLARRHDEWAQLSAVKSGEVYLVDGNQYFNRPGPRLVDSLAILAQILHPERFAREHPATVWARLL, from the coding sequence ATGACTGCAGCATTGCCTTCCAGCACCCAAACCCCGAGTCCAGATCTCCGGATTGTATCATTGATCCCGAGCGCCACCGAGATCGTCGCCGCCCTTGGCCTGGCAAACCAACTGGTGGGCCGCTCCCATGAATGTGACTATCCCGCAGGTGTACAGGCGCTGCCGGTCTGCACCCGGCCCCGCTTCGACCCGGTGGGCAACAGCCGCGAGGTCCATGAGCGAGTCGATGCAATACTTAGAGAAGCCCTCAGCGTCTACGCGGTCGATCTGGCCGTGCTCGATGCGCTGAAACCGACTCATATTCTCACCCAGGCCCAGTGCGAGGTCTGCGCTGTGAGCCTTGCGGATGTCGAAAAGGCGGTTGCCCAGCTCAGCGGCGTTCAACCCCATATTCTTTCGCTGCAGCCGAACCACCTCATCGACGTGTGGGCGGACATCGAGCGGGTGGCGGCGGCCCTCGAGGTGGAGGGGATAGGGCTGGTGCAGCAGCTGCGTACCGGGGTCGAAATCTGCTCAGCCCAGGCCCAGGCAGCCGGCAGGCGGCCCCAGGTAGCCTGTATCGAGTGGACGGACCCGCTCATGGCGGCGGGCAACTGGATACCGGAACTGGTAGAACTGGCCGGTGGACACTGCCTGTTCGGCACCGCCGGTCGCCATTCGCCCTGGCTTGACTGGGCGGATCTGTGGGCTGCCGATCCGGAGGTGATCGTCTTTATGCCCTGCGGCTACGACCTGCAGCAGACCCGAGAGGCCGCCTGCGATCTGGCCCGGCGACACGACGAGTGGGCACAGCTGAGCGCGGTCAAAAGTGGCGAAGTCTATCTGGTAGACGGCAACCAGTACTTCAACCGGCCCGGACCCCGGCTGGTCGATTCCCTCGCGATCCTCGCCCAGATCTTGCATCCGGAGCGCTTCGCCCGCGAGCATCCAGCCACGGTCTGGGCACGATTACTTTAA
- a CDS encoding TrmH family RNA methyltransferase, producing the protein MLTSRQNPLIKQLRKLHSAKERSEAGLFLVEGTHPVLEAVQSGWKPEVVLVTEDWGRAHPGELSPIEKATARLEVVSPAVLEAVADTVHPSGIVAALRRRERSWETLLRSGPSLLVLGETLQDPGNVGTIVRSCAAVGADGLILSADSVDPEHPKVLRASAGLWFQNPPLRCLDLEAVIEALLRQNVQVLAAAADGQRTFWQYDLMRPSAFVLGSEGQGLSPALRGAISESVRIPLAPGVESLNVAVSCALLLFEVARQRQPAL; encoded by the coding sequence ATGCTGACGAGCCGCCAAAATCCCCTCATCAAACAGTTGCGCAAACTGCACTCGGCAAAGGAGCGCAGCGAGGCGGGGCTTTTTTTGGTCGAGGGCACCCACCCGGTCCTGGAAGCCGTTCAGTCCGGCTGGAAACCGGAGGTAGTGCTCGTCACCGAGGACTGGGGCCGGGCGCATCCGGGCGAACTTTCTCCCATCGAAAAGGCAACGGCGCGGCTGGAAGTCGTGAGTCCTGCCGTGCTCGAAGCCGTGGCCGACACCGTTCACCCGAGCGGGATCGTCGCTGCCCTGCGCCGCCGGGAGCGCTCCTGGGAGACTCTGCTCCGCTCAGGGCCGTCCCTTCTGGTGCTGGGTGAAACACTCCAAGATCCTGGCAACGTCGGCACGATCGTGCGCAGTTGTGCTGCGGTCGGAGCGGATGGACTTATCTTGAGCGCCGATAGCGTCGATCCGGAGCATCCAAAAGTACTCCGAGCCAGTGCCGGGCTCTGGTTTCAAAATCCGCCGCTGCGCTGTCTGGATCTGGAGGCAGTCATCGAAGCGCTGCTTCGGCAGAATGTCCAGGTACTCGCCGCCGCCGCCGATGGACAGCGTACCTTCTGGCAGTACGACCTGATGCGGCCCTCTGCCTTTGTGCTCGGCAGTGAGGGTCAGGGATTGAGCCCGGCGCTGCGGGGTGCCATCAGCGAGAGCGTGCGCATTCCCCTTGCCCCTGGCGTCGAATCGCTCAACGTTGCCGTCAGCTGCGCGCTGCTCCTATTCGAGGTCGCCCGCCAGCGGCAACCTGCACTCTAA
- a CDS encoding photosystem II S4 domain protein, with protein MPDTLPREELIRKAEHRDVMARLIDLAEVALRDWSVVVSDFYAPPEVGEALAIFERLVELHAVAWGGYPQAERQRIALARESIAVEADQIPVAAIDIRGNFLFDAASHRDFLGALLGTGIVRAKVGDILVLGDRGAQALVVPELVPFLEMQLKSVRTVSVQVVPVDRSELRVRPPQTKEITSVEASLRIDALGSAGFGLSRNKMVEAIEAGDVTLNWKTVTQPSKNVQTGDRIALRGRGRLEIGEVEPTKKGRFRVQMLRYQ; from the coding sequence ATGCCCGACACCCTGCCCCGCGAAGAACTGATCCGCAAAGCCGAGCACCGCGATGTGATGGCCCGGCTCATCGATCTGGCGGAGGTGGCGCTGCGGGACTGGTCGGTGGTCGTCTCCGATTTTTATGCGCCGCCGGAGGTGGGCGAAGCGCTCGCCATCTTCGAAAGATTGGTCGAACTGCACGCCGTTGCCTGGGGTGGCTATCCCCAGGCGGAGCGCCAGCGGATCGCCCTTGCCCGCGAGAGCATCGCCGTCGAGGCGGATCAGATCCCGGTAGCAGCGATCGATATTCGCGGCAACTTTCTTTTTGACGCGGCAAGCCACCGCGACTTTCTGGGCGCACTGCTCGGCACGGGCATCGTGCGGGCGAAGGTGGGCGATATTCTCGTTCTGGGCGACCGGGGAGCGCAGGCGCTGGTGGTACCCGAACTGGTGCCGTTTCTTGAGATGCAACTTAAGAGTGTGCGGACGGTGAGCGTGCAGGTGGTGCCGGTGGATCGGAGCGAACTGCGCGTCCGGCCACCCCAGACCAAAGAGATCACCTCCGTCGAGGCGTCGCTGCGCATCGATGCGCTCGGTTCGGCGGGCTTTGGCCTCTCGCGCAACAAGATGGTCGAGGCGATCGAGGCTGGAGACGTGACCCTTAACTGGAAGACGGTCACCCAGCCCAGCAAGAACGTCCAGACCGGCGACCGGATTGCCCTACGCGGACGCGGGCGGCTTGAGATAGGCGAGGTCGAACCCACCAAAAAAGGCCGCTTTCGCGTCCAGATGCTGCGTTACCAGTAG
- a CDS encoding DUF6800 family protein yields MSFKKIERTKELGRRRHRKHKLAKLRARYLAAKSEAERKDLFNRAARVSPRLSIEEFANPSTAVVS; encoded by the coding sequence ATGTCCTTCAAGAAGATCGAGCGCACCAAAGAACTGGGCCGCCGCCGCCACCGCAAACACAAGCTCGCCAAACTTAGAGCGCGCTACCTGGCAGCCAAGAGCGAGGCCGAGCGCAAGGACCTCTTCAACCGCGCCGCCCGCGTCTCCCCCAGATTGAGCATCGAGGAATTCGCCAACCCCTCGACCGCTGTCGTTTCCTGA
- a CDS encoding phosphoglucomutase/phosphomannomutase family protein, producing MTGRAIRFGTDGWRAIIAEEFTFENVRRVAAAAAGVLAERYTGQGVVIGFDRRFLAAEFAAAAAQAVREQGIPVLLADRPAPTPALSWAVKAHGALGALVLTASHNPAAYCGIKVKGAFAGSVPGDITRSIEKRLEEAEPPTRPQAEETLFNPWEDYLALLRTKVDIAAIKQAGLAVYVDVMHGVGAGGLTQLLGPGVIEVRERHDPLFGGTPPEPIGRYLAPLFKAVRSYQGEAPLVGLALDGDADRIAAADRRGNFLSCQVLIPLLVDHLARRRGLTGKVVKTISGSDLIAKVARARHLPVEETAIGFKYIADIMLREPVLLGGEESGGIGYLGHIPERDGLLCALYLLEIVAQTGKELSVLFAELQDELDYHSHYDRRDLKLPDAAFKQKLLDELEASPPQQIAGLAVIEHTAIDGHKFRLSDGRWLLIRFSGTEPLLRLYCEGTDPARVTETLQWAERWATGSQVLS from the coding sequence ATGACAGGCAGGGCGATCCGCTTCGGTACCGATGGCTGGCGGGCGATTATCGCCGAAGAATTTACCTTCGAGAACGTCCGGCGGGTGGCCGCCGCTGCTGCCGGGGTGCTGGCTGAGCGCTACACAGGCCAGGGAGTGGTTATTGGCTTCGATCGGCGCTTTTTAGCCGCCGAATTTGCCGCCGCCGCCGCCCAGGCCGTGCGCGAACAGGGGATTCCGGTTCTGCTCGCGGACCGGCCCGCGCCGACTCCAGCCCTCAGTTGGGCGGTCAAGGCCCACGGTGCCCTCGGGGCGCTGGTGCTCACTGCAAGCCACAACCCGGCGGCCTACTGCGGCATCAAGGTCAAGGGAGCCTTTGCCGGTTCGGTACCGGGCGACATCACCCGCTCAATCGAGAAGCGTTTAGAAGAAGCGGAGCCACCAACCCGGCCCCAGGCCGAAGAGACGCTTTTTAATCCCTGGGAAGATTACCTGGCGCTGCTGCGCACCAAGGTCGATATCGCCGCCATCAAGCAGGCCGGGCTCGCCGTCTACGTCGATGTCATGCACGGCGTCGGAGCGGGAGGGCTGACCCAACTGCTCGGCCCCGGTGTAATCGAGGTGCGCGAGCGGCACGATCCGCTCTTTGGCGGCACGCCCCCGGAGCCGATTGGCCGCTATCTGGCTCCGCTCTTTAAGGCGGTGCGCAGCTACCAGGGCGAAGCGCCCTTAGTCGGACTGGCCCTCGACGGCGACGCCGATCGGATCGCCGCTGCCGATCGCCGGGGCAATTTCTTGAGTTGCCAGGTGCTGATTCCGCTGCTGGTCGATCATCTGGCCCGCCGCCGGGGGCTTACGGGCAAAGTTGTCAAGACAATCAGCGGTTCGGACTTGATCGCGAAGGTGGCCCGCGCCCGCCACCTGCCGGTGGAGGAGACGGCGATCGGCTTCAAGTACATCGCCGACATCATGCTGCGTGAGCCGGTGCTTCTAGGAGGCGAAGAATCGGGCGGAATCGGCTATCTGGGTCATATCCCCGAGCGCGACGGGCTTTTGTGCGCGCTCTACTTGCTTGAGATCGTTGCCCAGACCGGCAAGGAACTGAGTGTGCTCTTTGCCGAATTGCAGGACGAGCTGGACTATCACTCCCACTACGACCGCCGCGACCTGAAACTGCCCGACGCCGCCTTCAAGCAAAAATTGCTGGACGAACTGGAAGCGAGCCCTCCCCAGCAGATCGCGGGACTCGCCGTCATCGAACACACAGCCATCGACGGTCACAAGTTCCGCCTGAGCGATGGGCGTTGGCTCCTGATTCGCTTCAGCGGCACCGAACCGCTCTTGCGCCTCTACTGCGAGGGGACCGACCCGGCGCGGGTCACCGAGACGCTGCAGTGGGCCGAGCGTTGGGCCACCGGTTCGCAGGTGCTATCGTAG
- a CDS encoding ArnT family glycosyltransferase, translating into MLQSSKRAPSIADVLSSLGLVGYTLPLLLVHPSSQSLIGADEGYYAQMAREMLRTHQWLGSVFLGGPWFEKPPLNQWLIAISFQLFGISEGSARLPSLLAAVAGVLLTYGIGRMLLAPRPAFVGALVLPTVYLWMFYGRMAVTDVLLTAIELAGLGCLLLATRTGRSLWAAGWGIAVGLGLLLKFTMVLLPAAATVPWLFWRQREHRLLTNRFLYAGLGLGLGLFGLWYWAASQVYGTVVYEQLFGHLFKLGRQEFHAVGPFYYLWNLPANTFPWLFSAIGGAWVLLRHRQKAAFLLVSYSACLLVLLQLFSTKESYYMLQVCPFLALLSGVWIEECLRGKANFPRTITSALLALFAAFLLTAVVLLILHPAWIAGAAPYLPLALVLGLCWLVVPVAALAWQRLKAAAPPIWTAALIGGPWLTLVLAGTAIGDFSPVFKAFTQQRLSSLIDPAQPIALVYENNGERVSEFIALAFYTPNPGGALDAARVQRDRIHSYWWLAPESRAQLDRLHFPYRPLAQVAGWTLAGRRAGR; encoded by the coding sequence ATGCTGCAGTCATCTAAACGCGCTCCATCGATCGCGGACGTTCTTTCCAGCTTAGGGCTGGTCGGCTACACTCTACCGCTCTTGCTGGTTCACCCCAGCTCCCAGAGCCTGATCGGCGCTGACGAAGGCTACTACGCCCAGATGGCCCGCGAGATGTTGCGCACCCACCAGTGGCTGGGCTCGGTTTTTCTGGGCGGCCCCTGGTTCGAGAAGCCGCCCCTCAACCAGTGGCTCATCGCTATCAGCTTTCAGCTTTTTGGGATCAGCGAAGGGAGTGCCCGCCTGCCCAGCCTCCTCGCAGCGGTGGCTGGAGTACTGCTCACCTACGGCATTGGCCGGATGCTGCTTGCTCCCCGGCCTGCTTTTGTCGGGGCGCTGGTATTGCCCACGGTCTATCTGTGGATGTTCTATGGCCGGATGGCGGTCACCGATGTGTTGCTCACGGCGATCGAACTGGCGGGCCTGGGCTGTCTGTTGCTCGCGACTCGGACCGGACGCTCCCTCTGGGCTGCAGGCTGGGGAATCGCTGTCGGTCTCGGGCTACTACTCAAGTTCACGATGGTACTGTTACCGGCGGCGGCCACCGTTCCCTGGCTATTCTGGCGGCAGCGCGAACACCGATTGCTCACCAACCGGTTTTTGTACGCGGGGCTGGGGCTGGGGCTGGGGCTGTTTGGCCTCTGGTACTGGGCCGCCTCGCAGGTCTACGGCACTGTCGTCTACGAGCAGCTTTTTGGCCACCTCTTCAAACTGGGTAGACAGGAATTTCATGCGGTCGGACCGTTTTATTATCTCTGGAACCTGCCGGCTAACACCTTCCCGTGGCTGTTTTCGGCGATCGGTGGAGCGTGGGTACTCCTGCGACACCGACAAAAGGCAGCGTTTTTACTGGTCAGTTACTCCGCCTGCCTGCTTGTCCTGCTGCAGCTATTTTCGACCAAAGAGTCATACTACATGCTGCAGGTCTGTCCCTTCCTGGCGCTGCTGAGCGGAGTCTGGATCGAGGAGTGCCTTCGAGGCAAGGCCAATTTTCCCCGGACGATCACCAGTGCCCTGCTCGCGCTATTCGCCGCTTTTTTGCTCACTGCGGTGGTACTGCTCATCTTGCACCCGGCCTGGATAGCAGGTGCAGCTCCCTACCTGCCTCTGGCCCTGGTGCTCGGGCTTTGCTGGCTGGTGGTTCCGGTCGCGGCTCTAGCCTGGCAGCGGCTGAAGGCAGCGGCTCCACCTATCTGGACAGCAGCCTTGATCGGTGGTCCCTGGCTCACCCTGGTGCTGGCGGGCACAGCAATCGGTGATTTCAGCCCTGTCTTCAAGGCATTCACCCAGCAGCGCCTGAGCAGCCTCATCGATCCGGCCCAGCCGATTGCCCTGGTCTACGAAAACAACGGCGAGCGGGTCTCAGAATTTATCGCCCTCGCCTTTTATACGCCCAACCCTGGCGGAGCCCTGGACGCCGCTAGAGTTCAGCGCGATCGGATCCACAGCTACTGGTGGCTTGCCCCCGAGTCGCGTGCCCAGCTCGATCGCCTGCATTTTCCCTATCGGCCCCTGGCCCAGGTGGCAGGCTGGACCCTGGCCGGACGGCGCGCCGGGCGATAG